The proteins below are encoded in one region of Nitrospira sp.:
- the pilT gene encoding twitching motility protein PilT, whose product MDISQLLSFGVKEGASDCHLSAGEPPMLRLHGDLKKVDMPPLTQDQVHGLVYDIMSDAQRKIFEEHLEADFSFALGEVARFRVNVFMQNRGLAAVFRTIPTEIIPLERLGMPPMLRQLCDREKGLILVTGPTGSGKSTTLAAMVDYLNSTFEGHVITIEDPIEFVHHSKKCLVNQRELGVQTKSFSNALRSALREDPDIILVGEMRDLETIQLALTAAETGHLVFGTLHTSSAPKTVDRIIDAFPPNQQAQVRTQLSEALEAILTQSLVKKKNGGRVAAVEILVATTAIRNLIREQKLHQIPGLMQASQKEGMQTMDMALMDLVSRGLITKSEAQSRSMNPNLFNNIVGTGASAAA is encoded by the coding sequence ATGGACATTTCCCAGCTTCTCAGCTTCGGCGTCAAAGAAGGGGCGTCAGACTGTCACCTCAGCGCAGGCGAGCCCCCCATGCTCCGCCTCCATGGCGACCTCAAAAAGGTCGACATGCCTCCCCTGACACAAGATCAAGTACACGGCCTCGTGTACGACATCATGAGCGACGCGCAGCGGAAGATTTTCGAGGAACATCTTGAGGCTGACTTTTCATTCGCACTCGGAGAAGTCGCTCGGTTTCGCGTGAACGTCTTCATGCAAAACCGGGGGCTCGCCGCAGTGTTTCGAACGATTCCAACCGAAATCATCCCGCTGGAACGACTCGGCATGCCGCCGATGCTGCGGCAGCTCTGCGACCGTGAAAAAGGCTTGATCCTCGTGACCGGCCCGACGGGCTCCGGGAAGTCGACCACGCTCGCGGCCATGGTCGACTATCTCAACAGCACGTTCGAAGGACACGTCATCACCATCGAAGATCCGATCGAGTTCGTTCACCATTCGAAAAAATGCCTCGTCAATCAACGGGAACTTGGGGTACAGACCAAGTCGTTTTCAAACGCACTCCGATCAGCCTTGCGTGAAGATCCGGACATCATCCTGGTCGGCGAAATGCGAGACCTCGAGACCATTCAGTTGGCGCTCACCGCAGCCGAAACGGGTCACCTGGTGTTCGGCACCCTGCACACCTCCAGCGCGCCAAAAACGGTCGATCGCATCATCGATGCCTTTCCTCCCAACCAACAAGCTCAAGTGCGCACGCAGCTCTCGGAAGCTTTGGAGGCCATCCTGACGCAGAGTCTTGTCAAAAAGAAGAATGGCGGTCGTGTCGCGGCGGTGGAGATTCTGGTCGCTACGACGGCCATCCGCAATTTGATTCGCGAACAGAAACTTCACCAAATTCCAGGTCTCATGCAGGCCAGCCAGAAGGAAGGCATGCAGACGATGGACATGGCATTGATGGACCTGGTGTCCCGTGGCCTCATTACGAAGAGCGAGGCGCAATCCCGCAGCATGAACCCTAATTTGTTCAACAATATCGTGGGAACGGGTGCCAGCGCGGCAGCCTGA
- the kbl gene encoding 8-amino-7-oxononanoate synthase 1: MTPIDIALQSELARLQSAHLLRRLRRIDSPCGPIVSIGGRAVILMASNDYLGLANAPELKRAAIDAIAAYGVGAGAARLISGTQPPHEHLESALALFKGTDAALCFGSGYLANIGLLSALVRSGDLILADRLCHASLFEGCRLSRATLRIYQHADLAQLERLLKRRGRVRRTLIVTDGLFSMDGDLAPLKELVDLGQRYDALLMVDDAHGTGVLGQEGRGSLEACGVERAVPFHMGTLGKALGSSGAYVVGTKALIQLLVNTARPFLFTTAPPAALPAAALTALQLVQQEPVRRSRLWANRERLYTRLCGLGFHLTATVSPILPVLIGDADKALHFSERLLESGVYAPAIRPPTVPRGSSRIRFTVTAAHTPDHLDHVIDACARAGRALRLI, from the coding sequence GTGACACCGATCGACATCGCTCTGCAGAGTGAACTCGCGCGACTCCAATCTGCTCACTTGTTGCGTCGGCTGCGTCGGATCGATTCCCCTTGCGGTCCCATCGTTTCAATCGGAGGCCGGGCCGTCATCCTCATGGCCTCGAACGACTACTTGGGGCTGGCGAATGCGCCCGAACTGAAGCGCGCCGCCATCGATGCAATCGCCGCGTATGGAGTCGGGGCCGGTGCGGCCAGACTGATCTCCGGAACCCAGCCTCCGCATGAACACCTGGAATCCGCCCTCGCCCTATTCAAAGGGACCGACGCAGCCCTCTGCTTTGGATCCGGCTACCTGGCCAACATAGGGTTGCTGAGCGCACTCGTCAGATCGGGCGATCTCATCCTCGCCGATCGTCTGTGTCATGCCAGCCTATTCGAAGGATGTCGCCTCAGCCGTGCGACACTCCGCATTTACCAGCACGCCGATCTCGCGCAGCTCGAGCGGCTGCTCAAGCGCCGTGGACGCGTTCGGCGCACACTCATCGTGACGGACGGTCTCTTCAGCATGGACGGCGATCTCGCGCCGCTCAAAGAATTGGTCGACCTGGGGCAGCGCTACGATGCGCTTTTAATGGTCGATGATGCGCACGGAACGGGCGTACTGGGGCAGGAGGGGCGCGGCTCGCTGGAGGCCTGCGGCGTCGAGCGCGCCGTACCCTTTCACATGGGAACCCTTGGGAAGGCGCTTGGAAGCAGCGGTGCCTATGTGGTAGGCACGAAGGCGCTGATTCAGCTCCTCGTCAACACCGCGAGACCGTTCCTGTTTACCACGGCGCCCCCTGCGGCGCTCCCGGCTGCTGCGCTCACCGCTCTCCAACTCGTCCAGCAGGAGCCAGTACGGCGAAGCCGACTGTGGGCCAATCGCGAGCGCCTGTATACGCGGCTGTGTGGTCTTGGCTTCCACTTGACCGCCACCGTGAGCCCGATCCTACCCGTTCTGATCGGGGACGCCGACAAGGCCCTACACTTTTCAGAACGTCTCTTGGAAAGCGGGGTCTATGCACCGGCCATACGCCCGCCAACCGTTCCGCGAGGCAGTAGTCGCATTCGGTTCACGGTCACCGCCGCTCATACGCCGGATCATCTCGACCACGTGATCGATGCCTGCGCTCGAGCGGGACGTGCTCTGCGTCTGATTTGA
- the hisZ gene encoding ATP phosphoribosyltransferase regulatory subunit, whose amino-acid sequence MPVGITTILPDAASRVRELERIVLELLSSWGYREIILPTFEYLDVLTPGLHTQIIEKGYQLTDRTTGRTLVLRPDATAQIARTIAMGMLGDSVPLRLAYRTSVYRYEPEHVGRDREQLQIGAELAGLAGPAGDAEIISLMVDCLLRLGVKAFRISLGHVGFLQALLRGSGLSSSEQKQAEQAAARRNVPELESIVSGRRLCRPHVRAILEAPALYGGEEVLARGRALAGRDRGVRAALDRLAAVYRILQFTGHGEHILLDLGELRGFEYYDGIVFDVFADGVGYEIGGGGRYDRLIGQFGRDLPSTGFAFDVDRLFRVVEAVDTVRTRNGPEYLLATTSDLMGAAMTLARQLRLVGMRVVPGTVPIQGTTALRSVLAEAGRVRARAVVCLGITGIKNDEVLVVHDVVRARKLRAPSVAALRAQGAEVFRRETVPDALKARGQDR is encoded by the coding sequence TTGCCGGTCGGCATCACGACCATTCTACCGGACGCCGCAAGCCGGGTGCGCGAGCTTGAGCGCATCGTGCTCGAGCTGCTGAGCTCCTGGGGGTATCGAGAAATCATTTTACCCACCTTTGAGTATCTCGACGTACTGACGCCCGGGCTTCATACGCAAATCATCGAAAAGGGATACCAGTTGACCGACCGGACCACGGGCCGCACATTGGTGCTGCGTCCGGACGCGACCGCGCAGATTGCACGGACCATTGCCATGGGGATGCTGGGTGATAGCGTGCCTCTACGGTTGGCCTATCGCACCTCGGTATATCGCTACGAACCCGAACATGTGGGCCGGGATCGGGAACAACTCCAAATTGGGGCCGAACTCGCCGGGCTTGCCGGGCCGGCAGGTGATGCGGAAATCATCTCACTCATGGTGGATTGTCTGCTTCGTCTTGGGGTCAAGGCGTTCCGTATCTCGTTAGGGCATGTCGGGTTTCTACAGGCCCTTCTTCGGGGCTCTGGACTATCATCGTCCGAACAGAAGCAGGCGGAACAGGCTGCGGCCCGCCGCAACGTCCCTGAGTTGGAATCCATCGTCTCTGGGCGCCGACTCTGTCGTCCGCATGTGCGGGCTATCCTGGAGGCCCCGGCACTCTATGGGGGGGAAGAGGTACTCGCGCGTGGCCGTGCCCTAGCGGGACGAGACCGAGGCGTGCGCGCGGCCCTCGATCGGCTGGCAGCCGTCTATCGGATCCTCCAGTTCACCGGCCACGGAGAACACATTCTCTTGGATCTCGGTGAATTGCGCGGGTTCGAATATTACGACGGGATCGTCTTCGACGTGTTCGCCGACGGGGTGGGATACGAGATCGGAGGGGGCGGACGGTATGATCGATTGATCGGACAATTTGGCCGTGACCTACCTTCAACCGGATTTGCTTTCGATGTCGATCGGCTCTTCCGGGTGGTCGAAGCGGTCGACACAGTCCGAACGAGGAATGGGCCCGAGTATTTGCTGGCGACGACCTCGGACCTCATGGGGGCCGCCATGACATTGGCCCGTCAACTGAGGCTGGTTGGGATGCGCGTCGTACCCGGGACGGTGCCTATCCAAGGCACAACGGCCCTGCGTTCAGTATTGGCGGAAGCCGGACGGGTGCGCGCACGTGCGGTGGTGTGCCTAGGCATCACGGGTATCAAAAATGACGAGGTCCTCGTCGTCCACGATGTGGTTCGTGCCCGCAAGCTTCGCGCGCCGAGCGTGGCGGCGCTCCGAGCACAGGGCGCCGAGGTATTCCGCCGGGAGACAGTGCCCGATGCGCTCAAGGCCAGAGGCCAAGATCGCTGA
- a CDS encoding ABC transporter ATP-binding protein: protein MRDTISESVLKVEALSKTFKVGFWGRKVTAVQQLDLEVRRGEVFGFLGPNGAGKTTTLKMLMGLIYPTSGTAWLFGRQIGSLDARRRLGFLPESPYFYDYLTGAEFLRFYGHLFGLRGDLLERRVSDLLEMVGMSHVRHLQLRKFSKGMLQRVGIAQALINDPELVVLDEPMSGLDPVGRKEIRDLILHLKGSGKTIFFSSHILHDAEMLCDRVAIILKGRLVACGRVSDLVQNGATESVEMIVEGIESEGLARLRLLSDRVVVQGVQTLIALKGQDQVGSALEIVRAAKANLISLVPQRRSLEDLFMEQVKSHRVLERAA from the coding sequence ATGAGGGATACGATTTCCGAGAGTGTGCTGAAAGTGGAAGCGCTCAGCAAGACCTTCAAGGTGGGCTTTTGGGGCCGGAAAGTCACGGCCGTCCAGCAATTGGATTTGGAGGTCCGCCGAGGAGAAGTATTCGGTTTCCTCGGACCAAATGGTGCCGGGAAAACGACGACCCTCAAGATGTTGATGGGGTTGATCTATCCCACGAGTGGCACAGCCTGGCTGTTCGGCCGTCAAATCGGTTCGCTCGATGCGCGTCGCCGGTTGGGATTTCTTCCGGAGTCGCCTTATTTTTATGACTATCTCACCGGTGCCGAGTTCCTCCGTTTCTACGGACACCTGTTCGGCTTGCGGGGCGACCTCCTCGAACGGCGGGTCTCCGACCTCTTGGAGATGGTCGGCATGTCACACGTGCGGCATCTGCAGCTGCGGAAATTTTCGAAAGGGATGCTGCAGCGGGTCGGCATTGCACAGGCGTTGATCAACGATCCCGAGTTGGTCGTGCTGGATGAGCCGATGTCGGGTCTCGACCCCGTCGGTCGAAAGGAGATCCGAGATCTGATCCTGCATCTCAAAGGATCAGGGAAAACCATCTTTTTTAGTTCGCATATTCTGCACGACGCCGAAATGCTGTGCGATCGGGTGGCTATCATTCTGAAGGGAAGGCTGGTGGCCTGTGGCCGAGTGAGCGACCTGGTTCAAAACGGCGCGACGGAGTCGGTGGAAATGATCGTCGAAGGCATCGAATCCGAAGGACTGGCGCGTCTCCGCTTGCTTTCGGATCGCGTCGTGGTCCAGGGTGTACAGACCCTCATTGCGCTAAAGGGCCAGGATCAGGTCGGCAGTGCGTTGGAGATCGTCCGTGCGGCGAAAGCCAATCTGATTTCCCTGGTCCCGCAGCGGCGCTCGCTCGAAGATCTGTTCATGGAACAAGTGAAGTCTCACCGCGTGCTTGAACGAGCCGCCTAA
- a CDS encoding class V aminotransferase, translating to MLKRYLLAPGPTPVPPEVLLAMARPIIHHRAPEFDPIFAEVREGLKWLFQTRQDVLILASSGTGGMEGAVANFLSPGDKALCINGGKFGERWGKICKTFGVQAQEIKVEWGRAIDPHTVADALKKDPAIKAVYVQASETSTGVAHDCKALAQIVKQYEDTILVVDAITALGVFDLRTDEWGLDVVVTGSQKALMLPPGLAFVSVSDKAWRLADKAKNGAFYFNFKRERENQQKNQTAYTPAVSMIFGLQEVFRMLKAEGLTNVFARHAMLATAMREGAKAAGLTLFPKESPSDALTTISAPEGVDGQAIYKNLRVQYGITAAGGQDHLKGKVFRLSHMGYADRFDVITALAATEMVIKGLGGPVKLGSGVAKAQELLMAKA from the coding sequence ATGTTGAAACGGTATTTGCTCGCGCCGGGGCCGACCCCTGTTCCGCCGGAGGTGCTCCTCGCGATGGCGCGTCCAATCATTCACCATCGGGCCCCCGAATTCGATCCGATCTTTGCCGAGGTACGAGAGGGGCTGAAGTGGTTGTTCCAAACCCGCCAGGATGTGCTGATTCTGGCGTCATCTGGAACCGGTGGGATGGAAGGCGCGGTGGCTAACTTTCTCTCTCCCGGTGACAAGGCGCTGTGTATCAATGGTGGCAAGTTCGGCGAGCGATGGGGGAAAATCTGTAAGACTTTTGGGGTCCAGGCCCAGGAAATCAAAGTGGAATGGGGGCGGGCGATCGACCCTCACACCGTCGCGGATGCGCTGAAGAAGGATCCTGCGATCAAGGCGGTCTATGTCCAGGCGAGCGAGACCTCCACTGGGGTCGCACACGATTGCAAAGCCCTGGCGCAGATTGTCAAGCAGTACGAAGACACGATCTTGGTGGTGGATGCCATCACGGCACTTGGCGTCTTCGATTTGCGCACCGATGAATGGGGTCTCGACGTCGTGGTCACAGGCTCCCAGAAGGCGCTCATGCTGCCTCCGGGGCTGGCCTTCGTCAGTGTCAGCGACAAGGCGTGGCGTTTGGCTGACAAGGCGAAAAACGGCGCCTTCTACTTTAATTTCAAGCGGGAGCGGGAAAATCAGCAAAAAAATCAAACGGCGTACACCCCGGCCGTTTCGATGATCTTTGGGCTTCAAGAGGTGTTCCGGATGTTGAAGGCGGAAGGCCTCACCAATGTGTTTGCTCGACACGCGATGCTCGCGACGGCCATGCGCGAAGGCGCGAAGGCGGCGGGCCTTACCTTGTTTCCAAAGGAATCGCCGAGCGACGCACTCACGACTATTTCGGCGCCGGAGGGCGTGGATGGCCAGGCTATCTACAAGAATCTACGGGTGCAGTATGGGATCACGGCCGCCGGCGGACAGGATCATTTGAAAGGAAAAGTTTTCCGGCTGTCACATATGGGCTATGCCGACCGCTTTGACGTCATCACGGCCTTGGCGGCGACCGAGATGGTCATCAAAGGTCTCGGTGGACCGGTCAAATTGGGTAGCGGCGTGGCCAAGGCTCAAGAACTGCTGATGGCCAAGGCATAA
- the serA gene encoding D-3-phosphoglycerate dehydrogenase, which produces MAPLKFLISDSLSKQGIEILEKAGHQCVVKTKLPKDELLKEVRDVDGLIVRSGTKVTVEVIAAAERLKVIGRAGSGLDNVDSQAATRRGIVVMNTPGGNTVTTAEHTMSMICAMTRRIPQATASTKSGKWEKEKFMGVELYNKTLGIVGVGQIGGYLTKLAQGFSMNVIAYDPYLAPERAEKMGVEMVELDELFKRADIMSVHTPLTPETKSLINAKAIAAMKPAVMIVNCARGGIVNEADLCEALKTKRVAAAAFDVFEEEPVKADNPLLALDNFICSPHIGASTTEAQENVAVSIAEQIVDYFSKGVARGAVNIPAVPPELLPRLQPYLTLAEKVGLLQAQLYEGGVERVTVEYNGEVAGLSVAPLTIAVLRGLLRPILGNDVNYVNAPILAKERGIEVKEVKSSDAGDFTSVIRVRVESGKKVHQVAGTVFHKKEPRIIEIDRFQVEVLPEGHMLLILNVDRPGVIGAVTSALGQDQINIARMQCSREERGGNALLIIGLDAPIPSSVVERIKAAQNILSVKVADLSFGL; this is translated from the coding sequence ATGGCACCCCTCAAGTTCCTGATCAGCGATAGCTTGTCGAAACAGGGCATCGAAATCCTCGAGAAGGCCGGGCATCAGTGCGTCGTGAAGACGAAGCTTCCCAAGGATGAACTCTTGAAAGAAGTGCGTGACGTCGACGGCCTGATCGTGCGCTCGGGCACAAAGGTGACGGTCGAGGTGATCGCTGCCGCCGAGCGTTTGAAGGTCATCGGCCGGGCAGGGTCCGGACTCGATAACGTCGACAGTCAGGCCGCGACCCGCCGGGGCATCGTGGTGATGAACACGCCAGGCGGTAATACGGTCACGACGGCCGAACATACCATGTCCATGATCTGTGCGATGACGCGTCGCATTCCGCAGGCGACAGCTTCGACGAAGAGCGGTAAGTGGGAAAAAGAAAAGTTCATGGGGGTGGAACTCTATAACAAGACGTTGGGGATCGTCGGTGTCGGTCAAATCGGCGGCTACCTCACGAAACTCGCCCAGGGCTTTTCAATGAATGTCATCGCTTACGATCCGTATTTGGCGCCCGAGCGGGCGGAGAAGATGGGCGTCGAAATGGTGGAGTTGGACGAGTTGTTCAAACGGGCCGACATCATGTCGGTCCACACGCCGTTGACTCCGGAAACCAAATCGCTGATCAACGCGAAGGCGATCGCAGCAATGAAGCCGGCCGTCATGATCGTGAATTGTGCTCGAGGCGGCATCGTGAATGAGGCGGATCTCTGTGAGGCGCTCAAGACAAAACGCGTCGCCGCCGCGGCGTTCGACGTGTTTGAGGAAGAGCCGGTGAAAGCGGACAATCCGCTCTTGGCGCTCGATAACTTTATCTGTTCTCCACACATCGGCGCGTCGACGACGGAAGCACAGGAAAATGTGGCCGTGAGTATCGCCGAACAGATCGTCGATTATTTCAGCAAAGGCGTGGCGCGAGGCGCGGTCAATATTCCGGCGGTACCGCCCGAGTTGTTGCCGCGGTTGCAGCCGTATCTCACGCTGGCCGAAAAGGTCGGTTTACTCCAGGCACAACTCTACGAAGGGGGAGTCGAGCGCGTCACCGTGGAGTACAACGGGGAAGTGGCGGGATTGAGCGTCGCGCCGTTGACGATCGCCGTGCTGCGTGGGCTCTTGCGGCCGATTCTTGGAAACGACGTCAACTACGTGAACGCCCCCATCCTCGCGAAGGAGCGTGGGATAGAAGTCAAAGAGGTCAAGAGCAGCGACGCCGGGGACTTTACGAGCGTGATTCGCGTGCGGGTTGAATCCGGGAAGAAAGTCCATCAGGTAGCGGGGACGGTCTTTCATAAGAAGGAGCCCCGGATCATCGAGATTGATCGGTTTCAGGTCGAAGTACTCCCGGAGGGGCATATGCTCCTCATTCTCAACGTCGATCGCCCCGGTGTCATCGGTGCCGTGACCTCGGCGTTAGGGCAAGACCAGATCAATATTGCCCGGATGCAGTGCTCGCGCGAGGAACGTGGCGGGAATGCTTTGCTGATCATCGGATTGGATGCGCCCATTCCGTCGTCGGTCGTCGAGCGCATCAAGGCTGCCCAGAATATCCTCTCGGTGAAAGTGGCCGACCTTTCATTCGGGCTGTGA
- the ilvD gene encoding dihydroxy-acid dehydratase, which yields MPKEIALKSRDLLDGPGRAPARAMLKAVGFTDEDLAKPIVGVANTWIEVMPCNYHLRRLSDRVKAGIRAAGGTPIEYNTIAVSDGISMGTEGMKASLISREVIADSIELVARGHLFDAVVALSGCDKTIPGTVMALARLNRPSLMLYGGSIMPGTFQGHDVTIQDVFEAVGKHATGKMSDAELKDLEDHACPGPGACGGQFTANTMAIAFEFLGMSPMGRNGVPAMDTQKDDVAFECGKMVMELIKQDVRPRQIITRKSLENAIAAVATTGGSTNAVLHLLAIAREAGVRLTIDDFDRINRKVPLLADLKPGGHYTAADLYAAGGTTLVAKRLLDAGLLHAHQPTVTGRTIGEEASHGRETPGQVVIRPFANPIKPTGGLVILKGNLAPEGCVVKVAGHSMTTFRGPAKVFDREEDAFASVQSGQIKAGDVVVIRYEGPSGGPGMREMLGVTAAIVGAGLGDHVALLTDGRFSGATHGLMAGHVAPEAIKGGPIAAVKNGDMIVFDIKGRTLSMEVSKKEIAARLKKVKHPEPAYTSGVMGKYARHVSSASEGAITT from the coding sequence ATGCCCAAAGAGATCGCACTGAAGAGCCGTGACTTATTGGATGGCCCAGGCCGTGCCCCCGCCCGAGCCATGCTCAAGGCCGTGGGCTTTACGGACGAAGACCTGGCCAAACCGATCGTAGGCGTCGCCAATACGTGGATCGAGGTCATGCCCTGTAACTATCATTTGCGTCGTCTGTCGGACCGCGTGAAGGCCGGCATTCGAGCGGCCGGCGGCACCCCGATCGAATACAACACGATCGCGGTGTCGGACGGCATCTCGATGGGCACGGAAGGCATGAAGGCCTCATTAATCAGCCGGGAGGTGATCGCGGACTCGATCGAGCTCGTCGCACGCGGACATCTCTTCGATGCGGTCGTGGCGTTATCGGGATGCGATAAGACCATTCCTGGGACCGTGATGGCACTGGCCAGGCTCAACCGCCCCTCGCTCATGTTGTACGGCGGGAGCATCATGCCGGGGACGTTCCAGGGGCACGATGTCACGATTCAGGACGTGTTCGAAGCCGTCGGCAAACATGCAACCGGTAAAATGTCCGATGCCGAGTTAAAAGATCTCGAAGATCACGCCTGTCCCGGACCCGGAGCCTGCGGAGGACAGTTCACCGCCAATACCATGGCTATCGCCTTTGAATTTCTTGGCATGTCGCCGATGGGGCGCAACGGCGTGCCTGCGATGGATACGCAGAAGGACGACGTGGCCTTCGAGTGCGGCAAGATGGTCATGGAGTTGATTAAACAAGATGTACGCCCGCGTCAAATCATCACGCGCAAGTCTCTCGAAAACGCCATCGCGGCGGTCGCCACCACAGGCGGCTCGACCAACGCCGTGTTGCACCTGCTCGCAATCGCGCGCGAGGCCGGCGTGCGCCTCACCATCGACGACTTCGATCGCATCAATCGGAAAGTCCCGCTCTTGGCGGATTTGAAGCCCGGTGGGCACTACACGGCGGCGGATCTCTACGCCGCCGGGGGAACCACCTTGGTCGCAAAGCGGTTACTCGACGCCGGCCTGCTGCACGCACACCAACCCACCGTGACGGGCCGGACGATCGGGGAGGAAGCCTCTCACGGACGTGAGACGCCCGGCCAAGTCGTGATACGACCGTTCGCCAATCCCATTAAGCCGACGGGCGGGTTGGTTATTCTCAAGGGCAACTTGGCTCCAGAAGGCTGCGTTGTGAAAGTGGCCGGTCACTCGATGACCACATTCCGCGGACCGGCGAAAGTCTTTGATCGCGAAGAAGATGCCTTCGCGTCCGTCCAGTCAGGGCAGATCAAGGCGGGGGACGTCGTCGTCATTCGCTATGAAGGCCCGTCCGGCGGACCTGGCATGAGAGAAATGCTCGGTGTGACCGCGGCGATCGTCGGTGCCGGACTCGGCGATCACGTCGCGCTCTTGACCGATGGGCGGTTTTCCGGGGCCACGCACGGTCTCATGGCCGGCCACGTCGCGCCAGAAGCGATCAAAGGTGGTCCCATCGCCGCCGTAAAAAACGGCGACATGATCGTGTTCGACATTAAGGGTCGCACGTTGTCGATGGAGGTCAGCAAGAAAGAGATCGCCGCTCGCTTGAAAAAGGTGAAACATCCGGAGCCAGCCTACACGTCCGGTGTCATGGGCAAGTATGCCCGACACGTATCGTCGGCCTCTGAAGGCGCCATTACCACCTAG
- the dnaB gene encoding replicative DNA helicase, with protein sequence MSPTDVLNPKLPPQNLEAEQSVLGAILLDKDALNKAVEILIDEDFYRTAHRKIFAAMLDLSEVNEEIDTITLAERLRAKGELEAVGGVPYLAELVQAIPSAANVRYHSKIVRDKSLLRGLIAASTEIIERGYGGETPVDDLLDSAERAVFRLAEGKLGRSFVPLKEVIKESLDLVDRLSKRKEQVTGVPTGYYELDRMLAGLQPSDLVVVAGRPSMGKTSLALGMAQYAAIHHNAVVGVFSLEMSKPQLVLRMLSSEARVDSHGLRIGRLGKEDWWRLAEAAGRLEQAPIFIDDSGAMTVQQMRAKARRLKAERGLDLVVVDYLQLVQGRSDAESRQQEISDISRSLKGLAKELNVPVIALSQLSRAVEARKPPIPILADLRESGAIEQDADVVMFIYREEMYEPDTEKKGIAEILIRKHRNGPVGEVQLFFHDRYAKFDNLENREAL encoded by the coding sequence ATGAGTCCGACAGACGTGCTCAATCCCAAATTACCTCCGCAGAATCTCGAGGCAGAGCAATCCGTGCTCGGGGCGATCCTACTCGACAAGGACGCGCTCAACAAAGCTGTGGAAATTCTGATCGATGAGGATTTCTACCGCACGGCGCACCGAAAGATTTTCGCGGCGATGCTCGATTTGTCGGAGGTGAACGAGGAAATCGACACGATTACGTTGGCCGAACGATTGCGTGCAAAAGGTGAGCTGGAGGCCGTCGGAGGGGTGCCCTACTTGGCCGAGTTGGTCCAGGCCATTCCCAGTGCCGCCAACGTCCGCTATCACTCGAAAATCGTTCGAGACAAGTCGTTGTTGCGCGGCCTGATTGCGGCTTCGACGGAGATCATTGAGCGGGGCTATGGAGGCGAAACCCCGGTCGACGATCTTCTGGATTCGGCGGAACGGGCGGTGTTCCGTCTGGCGGAAGGGAAACTCGGCCGCTCGTTCGTCCCGCTCAAAGAGGTGATCAAAGAAAGCCTCGATCTGGTTGATCGTCTGTCGAAACGTAAAGAGCAGGTGACCGGGGTACCGACGGGATACTATGAACTGGATCGCATGCTGGCCGGGCTCCAACCCTCCGACCTCGTCGTGGTCGCGGGGCGACCGAGCATGGGGAAGACCAGCCTCGCACTTGGGATGGCTCAATATGCGGCCATTCACCATAACGCGGTCGTCGGTGTATTTAGCTTGGAAATGTCCAAGCCCCAATTGGTCCTTCGTATGTTGAGTTCCGAGGCTCGAGTCGACTCCCACGGCCTACGAATCGGCCGCTTGGGGAAGGAGGATTGGTGGCGACTGGCCGAGGCCGCCGGCCGTCTCGAGCAGGCACCGATTTTCATCGACGACTCCGGGGCCATGACCGTACAGCAGATGCGCGCGAAAGCCCGGCGTCTCAAGGCGGAGCGCGGCCTCGATCTGGTGGTGGTGGACTATCTTCAGCTCGTGCAAGGACGGAGTGACGCCGAGTCGCGTCAACAAGAGATCTCCGATATTTCGCGTTCTTTGAAGGGATTGGCCAAAGAACTGAACGTCCCGGTTATCGCGTTATCGCAGCTGAGTCGTGCCGTGGAGGCGCGCAAGCCGCCGATCCCCATTTTGGCCGACCTTCGAGAGTCAGGTGCCATCGAACAGGATGCGGACGTGGTGATGTTCATCTATCGTGAGGAAATGTATGAGCCCGATACGGAGAAAAAGGGCATTGCCGAAATCCTCATCCGGAAGCATCGCAATGGCCCCGTTGGCGAGGTACAATTATTTTTCCACGATCGCTACGCGAAATTTGACAACCTCGAAAATCGCGAAGCCCTTTGA